One genomic region from Thermococcus sp. encodes:
- a CDS encoding pyridoxal-phosphate dependent enzyme — MLKCTRCGRTYPETFRLRCDCGGTLLVERGYYDFFGSILPYLDMRRYLSFLPIGGNYLPPAVPSITPTTSLQIGSAFGLFKLEYLQPSGSFKDRGTFVTVAKLMEGGINEVVIDSSGNAALSMALYSLPAGIRVHAFVSYDAMQEKLSLLQRLGAIVHFVDGDRMEVHERAVEFAEREGVTYVSHWFNPYFLEGTKTAAFEAYEQVGVPDYVLAPIGSGTLFLGLWKGFKELEKMGEITRLPVFVAVQASGYESLCERSKLSNPLADGIAIPEPPRREEMEKVLGETGGTCVSVGEPETRGALSWLRRVGFLVEPTSATVLAAMWNLVERGEIPDGSKVLLPLTGSGLKLTQGI, encoded by the coding sequence ATGCTCAAGTGCACACGGTGCGGTAGAACCTATCCTGAGACATTTCGCCTGAGATGTGACTGTGGCGGAACGCTCCTCGTTGAGAGGGGGTATTATGACTTCTTTGGCAGTATCCTCCCATACTTGGACATGAGGAGATACCTAAGCTTCCTCCCAATAGGCGGTAATTACCTTCCGCCGGCAGTCCCATCTATAACACCAACGACCTCACTCCAGATCGGTTCGGCCTTTGGCTTATTCAAGCTGGAGTATCTACAGCCAAGCGGCTCCTTCAAAGACAGGGGTACCTTTGTCACCGTTGCAAAGCTCATGGAAGGGGGTATAAACGAGGTCGTCATCGACAGCTCGGGCAATGCGGCTCTGAGCATGGCCCTCTACTCCCTGCCAGCGGGCATAAGGGTTCACGCCTTCGTCTCCTACGATGCGATGCAGGAAAAGCTCTCGCTCCTTCAGAGGCTTGGAGCCATTGTTCACTTCGTCGACGGGGACAGGATGGAAGTGCACGAGAGGGCCGTTGAGTTCGCGGAGCGCGAGGGGGTAACCTACGTCTCCCACTGGTTTAATCCGTATTTTCTCGAGGGCACCAAGACGGCCGCCTTCGAGGCCTACGAGCAGGTCGGCGTCCCGGACTACGTTCTGGCCCCGATCGGGAGCGGGACACTCTTCCTAGGCCTCTGGAAAGGCTTTAAAGAGCTTGAGAAGATGGGTGAAATCACAAGGCTCCCTGTCTTTGTTGCCGTTCAGGCTTCCGGCTATGAGAGCCTCTGCGAGCGCTCCAAGCTGTCGAATCCCCTTGCAGACGGCATAGCCATTCCAGAACCGCCCAGACGGGAGGAGATGGAGAAAGTCCTCGGTGAAACCGGAGGAACCTGCGTGAGCGTTGGCGAGCCTGAAACCAGGGGCGCGTTAAGCTGGCTTAGAAGGGTTGGCTTTCTCGTTGAGCCTACTTCAGCAACGGTTCTAGCGGCGATGTGGAATCTAGTCGAGAGGGGGGAGATACCTGACGGTTCAAAAGTTCTCCTGCCTTTGACAGGCTCGGGCCTTAAACTAACCCAAGGTATTTAA
- a CDS encoding MEMO1 family protein has translation MGVRYPAVAGSFYPIDEELVDMLGKFFSDLGGEGRKKRITAGVAPHAGYVFSGYTASRTYKAIFEDGLPETFVILGPNHTGLGSPIAVYPEGEWLTPLGNIEVDADMAKAIAKLSGIADLDETAHTYEHSIEVQIPFIQYLAEKAGKEVKIVPIVLGIQDKEVVEGLGKAIFEASKELGRDVVVIASTDFMHYGRMYGYVPFRVRAEELPHRIKEWDFRVIRRILDFDVGGMFHELREMRHTMCGPGGVGAAIVYSHRSGALGAELLHYTTSYEVSLSTDAIVGYASIVIRR, from the coding sequence ATGGGCGTTAGGTATCCTGCCGTCGCTGGAAGTTTCTATCCTATCGATGAAGAACTGGTAGATATGCTTGGGAAGTTTTTTAGTGATTTGGGTGGGGAAGGGAGAAAGAAGAGGATAACAGCCGGCGTTGCACCTCACGCAGGTTACGTCTTCTCAGGTTATACTGCAAGCAGAACGTATAAGGCGATATTCGAGGACGGTCTGCCGGAGACCTTCGTGATACTTGGTCCAAATCACACCGGCCTCGGCTCGCCGATAGCTGTCTATCCGGAAGGCGAGTGGCTAACTCCGCTCGGGAACATCGAGGTCGATGCTGATATGGCAAAAGCAATAGCAAAGCTCTCTGGAATAGCAGATCTGGATGAGACCGCCCACACCTACGAGCACTCCATCGAGGTTCAGATTCCCTTCATACAGTACCTTGCCGAGAAGGCCGGAAAGGAGGTCAAAATCGTTCCAATAGTCCTTGGAATTCAGGACAAAGAAGTTGTTGAAGGCCTTGGAAAGGCCATCTTTGAAGCCTCAAAAGAACTCGGCAGAGACGTCGTGGTTATAGCAAGCACTGATTTCATGCATTATGGGAGGATGTACGGCTACGTGCCCTTTAGGGTAAGGGCCGAAGAGCTTCCCCACAGGATAAAGGAGTGGGACTTCCGCGTGATAAGGAGGATCCTCGACTTTGATGTTGGGGGCATGTTCCACGAGCTAAGGGAGATGCGCCATACCATGTGCGGGCCTGGAGGAGTTGGGGCTGCGATAGTTTACTCTCACCGCTCCGGAGCTCTTGGGGCCGAACTCTTGCACTACACGACCAGCTACGAGGTGAGCCTCTCGACAGACGCGATAGTTGGCTACGCGAGCATAGTGATTAGGAGGTAA
- a CDS encoding plasma-membrane proton-efflux P-type ATPase produces the protein MVTNLQGIAQKAKHMSVDEVLKYLEVDPKRGLSEEEAKRRLKEVGPNEIPEKKVSPLRKFLSYFWGPIPWMIEAAAILSAIVQHWEDFAIITSLLIINAVVGFWQEHKAENIMEYLKEKLTIESRVFRDGKWKTVPARELVPGDIIRVRMGDIIPADVKLIEGDFITVDESALTGESVPVTKKAGEMIYSGTIVKRGEMTGVVVATGLNTYFGRTVQLVESARTVSEYQKLVINIGNYLIALSLIMVTIMFLVELHRGKPIIELLRFALVLTVAAIPAALPAVMSITMAIGAYELAKRQAIVTKLVAIEELAAVDALCADKTGTLTKNQLTVDDPISWNNFSVDDMLFYASLASKEENKDPIDLAIIRSVKDKEKLKSCKQVKFVPFDPVIKHTEAEVECDGKRFRTAKGAPQVILDMVNADEGLRKEVTEKVDELARKGYRTLGVAVDFGDGWKFVGLIPLFDPPRDDSANTVKFLQRNGIRVRMITGDHIAIAKQIAKMLGIGKKIYTADQLDKATGHELTQLCEDADGFAQVYPEHKFKIVKALQEAGHKVAMTGDGVNDAPALKQADVGIAVSGATDAARAAADIALLASGIGVIKNAIVEARKIFQRMYSYVLYRITETIRVLFFITLSILAYNFYPVTAVMIILLALLNDLPIITIAYDNVKINRWPEKWNIREILTVSTIIGTMGVVETFLLLWLLINYFKVPYTTATGLAVLQSMIFLKLAVAGHLTIFVTRTRGPFWSIIPGKWLFWSAVGTKLLATLIAVYGWGVSAIGWKYAAIIWVYCLVWFLIEDVTKRAAYKFFSWEVEHQHHKAAF, from the coding sequence ATGGTAACGAACCTACAAGGGATAGCCCAAAAGGCCAAACACATGAGTGTTGATGAGGTTTTAAAGTACCTGGAAGTTGATCCGAAGAGGGGTCTAAGCGAGGAAGAGGCCAAGCGCCGTCTCAAAGAGGTAGGCCCCAACGAGATTCCAGAGAAGAAGGTCAGTCCCCTCCGGAAGTTTCTATCCTACTTCTGGGGACCGATACCCTGGATGATAGAGGCGGCCGCGATCCTATCAGCCATAGTCCAACACTGGGAGGATTTCGCAATAATTACGAGCCTCCTGATAATCAATGCGGTCGTTGGCTTCTGGCAGGAGCACAAGGCCGAGAACATCATGGAGTACCTGAAGGAGAAGCTAACAATAGAGTCAAGGGTCTTCAGGGATGGGAAGTGGAAAACGGTACCCGCCAGGGAACTCGTTCCAGGGGATATAATCCGCGTCAGGATGGGTGACATAATCCCGGCCGACGTCAAACTCATTGAAGGGGACTTCATAACAGTGGACGAATCCGCACTCACCGGTGAAAGCGTCCCAGTAACGAAAAAGGCCGGCGAAATGATATACAGCGGCACGATAGTCAAGAGGGGGGAGATGACCGGTGTTGTCGTGGCAACTGGTCTGAACACCTACTTCGGAAGAACAGTCCAGCTCGTTGAGTCGGCCAGAACGGTCAGCGAATACCAGAAGCTTGTCATAAACATCGGAAACTACCTGATAGCCCTCAGCCTTATAATGGTTACGATAATGTTCCTCGTCGAGCTGCACCGCGGCAAGCCGATAATAGAACTCCTCCGCTTTGCCCTCGTCTTAACGGTTGCGGCAATTCCAGCGGCTTTGCCCGCTGTTATGAGCATAACGATGGCGATAGGTGCCTATGAGCTGGCCAAGAGGCAGGCCATAGTCACAAAGTTGGTGGCCATAGAGGAGCTGGCGGCGGTCGATGCACTCTGCGCCGACAAGACCGGAACCTTAACGAAGAACCAGCTAACGGTTGATGACCCAATTTCATGGAACAACTTTAGCGTGGATGATATGTTATTCTACGCCTCCCTGGCCAGCAAGGAGGAGAACAAGGACCCGATAGATCTGGCAATAATAAGGTCCGTGAAGGACAAGGAAAAACTGAAATCGTGCAAACAGGTGAAGTTCGTTCCCTTCGACCCGGTGATAAAGCACACCGAGGCTGAAGTTGAGTGCGATGGGAAGAGGTTCAGAACCGCCAAGGGCGCACCACAGGTCATACTCGACATGGTGAACGCGGACGAGGGATTGAGGAAGGAGGTAACGGAGAAGGTCGACGAACTGGCCAGGAAGGGGTATAGAACCCTCGGTGTGGCGGTGGACTTCGGCGATGGCTGGAAGTTCGTTGGACTGATACCTCTCTTCGACCCGCCCAGGGACGATTCAGCGAACACCGTCAAGTTCCTGCAGAGGAACGGCATAAGGGTGAGGATGATAACCGGTGACCACATTGCGATAGCGAAGCAGATAGCGAAAATGCTTGGCATTGGAAAGAAAATCTACACGGCAGACCAGCTTGACAAGGCAACGGGACACGAGCTCACCCAGCTCTGCGAGGACGCGGACGGCTTTGCCCAGGTCTATCCTGAGCACAAGTTCAAGATAGTCAAGGCTCTTCAGGAGGCCGGTCACAAAGTTGCCATGACCGGTGACGGTGTGAACGACGCCCCGGCGCTCAAGCAGGCTGACGTGGGGATAGCAGTTTCAGGTGCAACGGACGCCGCCAGAGCCGCAGCGGACATAGCCCTTCTAGCCTCGGGGATAGGCGTCATAAAGAACGCTATCGTCGAGGCCAGGAAGATATTCCAGAGGATGTACAGTTACGTCCTCTACCGCATAACCGAGACGATAAGGGTTCTGTTCTTCATAACGCTTAGCATACTGGCCTACAACTTCTACCCAGTAACGGCAGTCATGATAATCCTCCTAGCCCTTCTCAACGACCTGCCGATAATCACCATAGCCTACGACAACGTCAAAATCAACCGCTGGCCCGAGAAGTGGAACATACGCGAGATACTAACGGTCTCGACGATAATAGGAACCATGGGCGTCGTAGAAACCTTCCTCCTGCTCTGGTTACTTATAAACTACTTCAAAGTACCCTACACCACTGCCACCGGACTGGCAGTGCTCCAGAGCATGATATTCCTGAAGCTGGCCGTGGCAGGACACCTGACTATATTCGTCACGAGGACGAGGGGACCGTTCTGGAGTATAATACCAGGCAAGTGGCTCTTCTGGAGTGCCGTTGGAACAAAGTTGCTGGCAACGCTCATAGCCGTCTACGGCTGGGGTGTCTCGGCAATAGGCTGGAAGTATGCAGCAATTATCTGGGTTTACTGCCTCGTCTGGTTCCTCATAGAGGATGTGACCAAGAGGGCCGCTTACAAGTTCTTCAGCTGGGAAGTGGAACACCAGCACCACAAGGCGGCCTTCTGA
- a CDS encoding mevalonate kinase encodes MKVLASAPAKIILFGEHSVVYGKPAIAAAINLRTYVRAEFNNSGRIKIEAKDIKTPGLIVSFSENEIYFESDYGKAAEVLSYVRQAIELVRDEADANGRGITVSITSQIPVGAGLGSSAAVAVSTIGAVSKLLGLELSNEEIARLGHRVELLVQGVSSGIDPTVSALGGFIHYENGKFEHLPFVNLPVVVGYTGSSGSTKELVAMVRDTYEDIPDIIEPILAAMGKVVEKARETLLLGEDGRWKLGRLGELMNINHGLLDALGVSTKKLSELVYAARTAGALGAKITGAGGGGCMYALAPEKQSEVATAITIAGGTPMVTEISREGLRIEVVVP; translated from the coding sequence ATGAAGGTTTTAGCCTCTGCACCCGCTAAAATTATCCTCTTCGGCGAGCACAGCGTCGTCTACGGAAAACCTGCCATAGCGGCCGCGATAAACCTCAGAACCTACGTAAGAGCAGAGTTCAACAATTCAGGCAGGATAAAGATAGAAGCGAAGGACATAAAGACCCCCGGGCTTATAGTCTCCTTCTCTGAGAATGAGATTTACTTCGAGAGCGACTACGGAAAAGCGGCGGAAGTCCTCAGCTACGTCCGTCAGGCAATAGAGCTGGTGAGAGATGAGGCCGATGCGAACGGGAGGGGAATCACCGTCTCAATAACCTCTCAGATACCGGTCGGGGCAGGCCTTGGCTCATCGGCGGCGGTTGCGGTTTCAACGATAGGGGCCGTTTCAAAACTGCTCGGCCTTGAGCTGAGCAACGAGGAGATTGCCAGGCTCGGCCACAGGGTTGAGCTTCTCGTTCAGGGGGTCTCGAGCGGTATAGACCCAACGGTTTCGGCCCTAGGCGGCTTCATCCACTACGAGAATGGCAAATTCGAGCATCTTCCATTTGTCAACCTGCCGGTGGTTGTTGGCTACACCGGTTCGAGCGGCTCGACGAAGGAGCTTGTGGCGATGGTACGCGATACCTATGAGGATATACCCGACATAATCGAACCCATTCTAGCAGCCATGGGCAAGGTCGTTGAGAAGGCCAGGGAAACCCTCCTCTTGGGGGAGGATGGAAGGTGGAAGCTCGGTCGCCTTGGAGAACTGATGAATATAAACCATGGTTTATTAGATGCCCTCGGCGTCTCCACCAAGAAGCTGAGCGAGCTTGTGTACGCCGCCAGAACCGCTGGTGCCCTCGGTGCCAAGATAACCGGTGCCGGTGGTGGCGGTTGCATGTACGCCTTAGCTCCTGAAAAGCAGAGCGAAGTGGCAACGGCGATAACTATCGCGGGTGGAACGCCGATGGTAACTGAGATAAGCCGCGAGGGGCTTCGCATAGAGGTGGTTGTACCATGA
- a CDS encoding isopentenyl phosphate kinase: MIIVKIGGSVFSDKAGAPENFNVETVRGIAKEIAGVYPDADFIIIHGGGSFGHPEAKKYGIREGLPADWESASRRRIGFTLTHQAMLRANAKFINAFVAENLPAFSVSTSSTFITENGKVTYGDLEVIKRLLELRFVPVLFGDVSLDLAKGVDILSGDQIITYLAKMLKPEKVVFLMDVDGVYDGRPGVGKLIQNLKHDEISDLLDRLSCTSTGTDVTGGICNKLREAAKIAEHSEVWFINGKIPGRLSGAILGDGFGTRIL; encoded by the coding sequence ATGATAATCGTCAAAATCGGTGGGAGTGTCTTCAGCGATAAAGCGGGAGCGCCAGAGAACTTCAACGTGGAGACCGTCAGGGGCATAGCGAAGGAGATAGCCGGTGTCTACCCAGATGCGGATTTCATCATCATCCATGGCGGTGGGAGCTTTGGTCATCCCGAGGCGAAGAAGTACGGCATAAGAGAAGGTCTGCCCGCGGACTGGGAGTCCGCAAGCCGTAGGAGGATAGGCTTCACCCTCACCCACCAAGCGATGCTGAGGGCCAATGCAAAGTTCATAAATGCTTTCGTGGCCGAAAATCTTCCAGCGTTTTCGGTCTCTACCTCCTCCACCTTCATAACCGAGAATGGGAAGGTAACTTACGGCGATCTGGAAGTCATTAAACGGCTCCTTGAATTGCGTTTCGTCCCAGTGCTCTTCGGCGACGTGTCGCTAGACCTCGCGAAGGGTGTGGACATCCTCTCGGGCGACCAGATCATTACCTATCTCGCCAAGATGCTCAAGCCCGAGAAAGTTGTATTCCTCATGGACGTCGACGGGGTTTACGACGGGAGGCCGGGCGTGGGAAAGCTGATCCAGAATCTCAAACATGACGAAATCAGCGACCTCTTGGATAGACTCAGCTGCACTTCCACCGGAACCGACGTCACCGGTGGAATCTGTAACAAACTCCGCGAAGCTGCAAAGATAGCGGAGCACTCAGAGGTCTGGTTCATTAACGGAAAGATTCCGGGCAGGCTGAGCGGAGCGATACTGGGAGACGGTTTCGGGACGCGGATTTTATGA
- the fni gene encoding type 2 isopentenyl-diphosphate Delta-isomerase — translation MQGFDREELTVIRKFEHIEHCLKRNVQAHVSNGFEDVHFVHMSLPEMDKDEVDLSVEFLGRRFDYPIFIAGMTGGTKGSQLAGKINRTLAQAAQELNIPMGVGSQRAMIRKPETWESYYVRDVAPDVFLVGNLGAPQFSETIPERYGIEEALKAVETIQADALAIHLNPLQESVQPEGDTQYKGILKALAGLKSEFPYPIIAKETGAGVSMEVAIRLESIGIDAIDVGGLGGTSWSAVEYYRAKDEIGKDLALHFWDWGIKTAISVAEVRYSTELPIIATGGMRDGITMAKALAMGATFAGVALPLLKPAVKGDVEGVIKILKRYIEEIKNTMFLVGAKNVEELRRVPIIVTGFTREWLEQRIDLGVYLKNR, via the coding sequence ATGCAGGGCTTTGACAGGGAGGAACTCACGGTCATCAGGAAGTTCGAGCACATCGAGCACTGTTTGAAGAGAAACGTTCAGGCCCACGTGAGCAACGGTTTTGAAGACGTCCACTTCGTCCACATGAGCCTGCCGGAGATGGACAAGGACGAGGTTGATTTGAGCGTCGAGTTTCTCGGGAGAAGATTTGACTACCCGATTTTCATAGCAGGAATGACCGGGGGGACGAAAGGTTCACAGCTGGCCGGGAAGATAAACAGAACCCTCGCCCAGGCGGCGCAGGAGCTGAACATCCCGATGGGCGTTGGAAGCCAGAGAGCTATGATAAGGAAGCCGGAAACATGGGAGAGCTACTACGTGCGCGATGTCGCTCCGGACGTCTTCCTCGTTGGCAACCTCGGGGCACCGCAGTTCTCTGAAACCATACCCGAAAGGTACGGCATCGAGGAGGCACTAAAGGCCGTGGAAACCATTCAGGCCGATGCTCTGGCGATACACCTTAACCCCCTCCAGGAGAGCGTCCAGCCCGAGGGAGACACACAGTACAAGGGCATTCTTAAAGCTTTGGCCGGGCTTAAGTCAGAGTTTCCCTACCCGATAATAGCGAAGGAGACAGGTGCCGGCGTCTCCATGGAGGTAGCTATAAGACTTGAGAGCATAGGGATCGATGCGATAGACGTCGGTGGCCTAGGTGGAACGAGCTGGAGTGCCGTTGAATATTACCGGGCTAAGGACGAGATTGGAAAGGACTTGGCCCTCCACTTCTGGGACTGGGGAATAAAGACGGCCATAAGCGTCGCTGAGGTGCGCTACTCGACGGAGTTGCCCATCATAGCGACCGGCGGGATGCGCGATGGAATAACGATGGCAAAGGCTCTGGCAATGGGTGCGACCTTTGCAGGAGTGGCACTCCCGCTGCTCAAGCCGGCAGTTAAGGGCGATGTCGAGGGCGTCATAAAAATCCTGAAGCGCTACATCGAGGAGATTAAGAACACCATGTTCCTCGTCGGGGCTAAGAACGTCGAGGAACTCAGAAGGGTTCCTATCATCGTCACGGGCTTCACGAGGGAGTGGCTTGAGCAGAGGATTGATTTGGGGGTGTACCTGAAGAACAGGTGA
- a CDS encoding DUF655 domain-containing protein — MGSKERGKIRRLYREHGLPKIFEGKSCGSCFWYLNACEICLKRDTHMKSTDVCKYWISRHHHNEKLLSSIIFSGRGPKYEEYAWVIDIENPDKNTWYVLGESYLTVLLVQMVGDVNVYERVYVGKGSRREKVVRIIKKVPYCQLPPEVKCRIYKILRSSRPIPSILVVSSKYLQKKILQVFNMADKMPRLDTLLCCVSPQKALEILDELRKGQFKDTYEILIRTGVNPYNAVVLRLLAEFESSCR, encoded by the coding sequence ATGGGAAGTAAAGAGAGAGGAAAAATTCGTCGGCTTTACAGGGAGCATGGTCTACCTAAAATTTTTGAAGGGAAATCTTGTGGGAGTTGCTTTTGGTATCTCAACGCTTGTGAAATATGCCTTAAAAGAGATACTCATATGAAATCCACTGATGTCTGCAAGTATTGGATATCTAGGCACCATCATAATGAGAAACTTTTATCTAGTATAATTTTTTCAGGAAGGGGGCCAAAATATGAGGAGTACGCATGGGTTATTGATATCGAGAATCCCGACAAAAACACATGGTATGTCCTTGGGGAATCTTATTTAACGGTTCTCTTGGTTCAAATGGTCGGTGATGTAAATGTCTATGAAAGGGTTTATGTGGGAAAAGGTTCAAGAAGAGAAAAAGTAGTTAGGATCATTAAAAAGGTTCCATATTGTCAATTGCCACCTGAGGTTAAATGTAGAATATACAAAATTTTGAGGTCATCCCGACCAATACCTAGTATCTTGGTTGTATCCAGCAAGTATCTCCAAAAGAAAATTCTTCAGGTATTTAACATGGCGGATAAAATGCCCAGATTAGATACTCTTCTTTGCTGTGTTTCTCCTCAAAAAGCATTGGAAATCCTTGACGAGCTTAGGAAAGGGCAGTTTAAGGATACCTACGAAATTTTGATTCGTACAGGAGTGAATCCATACAATGCTGTGGTGCTAAGACTACTTGCCGAATTTGAAAGTTCATGTAGGTGA
- a CDS encoding RNase J family beta-CASP ribonuclease, protein MIKVYTISGYEEVGKNMTAVGYSNGGREEIVIIDMGIRLDRVLIHEDVNIQEFPTKELQKLGAIPDDSILKNKKVVAITFTHGHLDHIGAIGKLAPHYPDVPVYGTPYTVKLAKSEVKSEKYFEVKNPMYETQFGEIVQVSENLAIEFVQTTHSIPQAAMVVVHTPEGAVVHTGDFKFDNNSPLGERPDYKRLKELGKEGVKVLISESTRVAEPTKTPSEAVAQMLLEDFFLYEGMEEDGLIATTFASHIARLQELIWIANRMGRQAVFVGRSLAKYTGIAKQLGLIRMKGARAVRSPNAIKKVLAEVSGARENYLLVVTGHQGEPGAVLTRMANGDLYDIDKRDTVVFSAGTIPNPLNRAQRYVLETKLKMKGVRMIKDLHVSGHASREDHRYLLRMLNPENIVPAHGEFRMLTHYAELAEEEGYLIGRDVFVSRNGYTVEIPGK, encoded by the coding sequence ATGATAAAGGTTTACACCATCAGCGGCTACGAGGAAGTCGGTAAGAACATGACGGCCGTTGGTTATAGCAACGGTGGCAGGGAGGAAATTGTTATAATCGACATGGGTATACGGCTCGATCGCGTTCTGATCCATGAGGATGTGAACATCCAGGAGTTTCCGACGAAGGAACTTCAGAAACTCGGCGCCATTCCCGACGATTCAATTCTGAAAAATAAGAAAGTCGTTGCCATAACCTTCACCCATGGCCACCTCGATCACATAGGGGCGATAGGGAAGCTCGCACCCCACTATCCTGACGTCCCGGTTTACGGCACACCCTACACGGTGAAGCTCGCCAAGAGCGAGGTCAAGAGCGAGAAGTACTTTGAGGTCAAGAACCCGATGTACGAGACCCAGTTCGGGGAAATAGTCCAGGTCAGTGAGAACCTCGCGATAGAGTTCGTCCAGACGACCCACTCGATACCGCAGGCGGCAATGGTCGTTGTTCACACTCCTGAAGGCGCGGTAGTCCACACCGGTGACTTCAAGTTCGACAACAACAGCCCCCTTGGTGAGAGGCCGGATTACAAACGCCTGAAGGAACTCGGGAAGGAGGGCGTCAAAGTCCTCATATCGGAATCCACGCGCGTTGCGGAGCCGACAAAAACACCGAGTGAAGCGGTAGCTCAAATGCTCCTCGAGGACTTCTTCCTCTACGAGGGAATGGAGGAGGACGGCCTTATCGCGACGACCTTCGCCTCCCATATAGCGCGCCTTCAGGAGCTTATCTGGATAGCCAACAGGATGGGTAGGCAGGCGGTTTTCGTCGGCCGCTCGCTGGCCAAATACACGGGGATAGCGAAGCAGCTTGGCCTCATCCGGATGAAAGGGGCAAGAGCTGTCAGAAGCCCCAACGCGATAAAGAAGGTCCTCGCTGAGGTCTCGGGCGCGAGGGAGAACTACCTGCTCGTCGTCACCGGCCATCAGGGTGAGCCTGGGGCTGTCCTCACAAGGATGGCCAACGGTGATCTTTACGACATAGACAAGCGCGATACGGTTGTATTTTCGGCTGGAACCATACCGAACCCGCTCAACAGGGCACAGCGCTACGTTCTGGAGACGAAGCTCAAGATGAAGGGTGTCAGGATGATAAAGGACCTCCACGTAAGCGGCCACGCGAGCAGGGAAGACCACCGCTACCTGTTGAGGATGCTCAACCCCGAGAACATAGTTCCAGCGCACGGCGAGTTCAGGATGCTCACCCACTACGCCGAGCTGGCAGAGGAGGAGGGCTACCTCATCGGCAGGGACGTCTTTGTGTCGAGGAACGGCTACACCGTTGAGATACCTGGTAAGTAA
- a CDS encoding polyprenyl synthetase family protein has protein sequence MKYDELFARIKDKARDVDRIILELIPEKEPADLYKAARHYPLAGGKRVRPFVVLRAAEAVGGDPERAFYPAAAVEFIHNYSLVHDDIMDMDELRRGRPTVHKVWGVNTAILAGDLLFSKAFEAVARAEVIPEKKARILDVLVRTSNLLCEGQALDIEFETKSEVTVDEYLMMISGKTGALFQGSAEIGAIVGTDNEEYIGALSKWGMNVGIAFQIWDDVLDLIADEEKLGKPVGSDVRKGKKTLIVSHFFQNASEEDKAEFMKVFGKYAGDAEGDALIHDEGVKEEVAMAIELLKKYGSIYYAAEYARNLIREANEALKVLPESKARRDLELLAEFLVEREF, from the coding sequence ATGAAGTACGATGAGCTGTTCGCAAGGATTAAGGATAAAGCCAGGGACGTTGACAGGATTATTCTGGAACTCATTCCGGAGAAGGAGCCGGCTGACCTCTACAAAGCTGCCAGACACTACCCGCTCGCGGGAGGCAAGAGGGTTCGTCCCTTTGTCGTCCTCCGTGCCGCTGAGGCGGTTGGCGGCGATCCTGAGAGGGCGTTCTATCCTGCCGCCGCCGTTGAGTTCATCCACAACTACTCCCTTGTCCACGACGACATAATGGACATGGATGAGCTGAGGCGCGGGAGGCCAACCGTCCACAAGGTCTGGGGTGTTAACACCGCAATCCTCGCCGGCGACCTGTTGTTTTCAAAGGCCTTTGAGGCGGTGGCAAGGGCCGAAGTAATCCCTGAAAAGAAGGCGAGAATCCTCGACGTCCTCGTCAGGACCTCAAACCTTCTCTGCGAGGGCCAGGCCTTGGACATAGAGTTCGAGACGAAGAGCGAGGTTACCGTTGACGAATACCTCATGATGATAAGCGGAAAGACCGGTGCTCTATTCCAGGGTTCGGCGGAGATAGGGGCTATAGTGGGTACTGACAATGAGGAGTATATCGGGGCACTCTCCAAGTGGGGCATGAACGTTGGAATAGCCTTTCAGATATGGGACGACGTGCTTGACCTCATCGCCGACGAGGAGAAGCTCGGCAAACCCGTCGGCAGCGACGTAAGGAAGGGCAAGAAGACCCTCATAGTGAGCCACTTCTTCCAGAACGCAAGCGAGGAAGACAAGGCCGAGTTTATGAAGGTCTTCGGCAAGTACGCCGGTGATGCGGAGGGCGATGCACTGATACACGACGAGGGGGTCAAGGAGGAGGTTGCAATGGCTATTGAACTCCTCAAAAAGTACGGCAGCATATACTACGCGGCAGAATACGCCAGGAACCTCATCAGAGAAGCAAACGAAGCTTTGAAAGTCCTCCCGGAGAGCAAGGCGAGGAGGGATCTAGAGTTACTCGCCGAGTTCCTTGTGGAGAGGGAGTTCTGA